A single window of Bos javanicus breed banteng chromosome 19, ARS-OSU_banteng_1.0, whole genome shotgun sequence DNA harbors:
- the LOC133231935 gene encoding olfactory receptor 1E2-like — protein sequence MTGRNQTTISEFLLLGLPIKSEHQNLFYTLFLAMYVTTVLGNLLILVLICLDPHLHTPMYLFLSNLSFSDLCFSSVTMPKLLQNMQSQDLSIPYAGCLTQMYFFLFFADLEDFLLVAMAYDRYVAICFPLHYTTIMSPRLCLFLVLLPWILTTFHAMLHTLLMARLHFCEDNVIPHFFCDSSALLKLSCSDTRVNELVIFFVGGLIIVIPFLLIIMSYARIVSSILKVPSAKGICKAFSTCGSHLTVVSLFYGTIIGLYLCPSAHNSTVKETVMSMMYTVVAPMLNPFIYSLRNRDMKGALRRVFCKKKNAFSL from the coding sequence atgacaggaaggaatcaaaCTACTATCTCAGAGTTCCTTCTGCTGGGACTGCCCATCAAGTCAGAGCATCAGAACCTGTTCTACACCCTGTTCCTGGCCATGTATGTTACCACCGTCCTGGGGAACCTTCTCATCCTCGTCCTCATTTGCCTGGATCCCCACCTCCACACACCCATGTATTTGTTTCTCAGTAacctgtctttctctgacctctgcttctccTCTGTCACAATGCCCAAGTTGCTGCAGAACATGCAGAGCCAAGACCTGTCCATCCCCTATGCTGGCTGCCTGACACAAATGTACTTCTTCCTGTTCTTTGCAGACTTGGAGGACTTCCTCCTTGTggccatggcctatgaccgctacgtggccatctgcTTCCCCCTGCACTACACCACCATCATGAGCCCCAGGCTCTGTCTCTTCCTGGTTTTGCTGCCCTGGATACTGACCACGTTCCATGCCATGTTGCACACCCTGCTCATGGCCAGGCTGCATTTTTGTGAAGACAATGTGATCCcccactttttctgtgattcatCTGCTCTGCTGAAGCTGTCCTGCTCTGACACTCGAGTGAATGAGCTGGTGATATTTTTCGTTGGAGGGCTCATTATTGTCATCCCATTCCTACTCATCATCATGTCTTATGCACGAATCGTGTCCTCCATCCTCAAGGTCCCTTCTGCCAAGGGCATCtgcaaagccttctccacctgtggctcccacctCACCGTGGTGTCTCTCTTCTATGGGACAATTATTGGTCTCTATTTATGCCCATCAGCTCATAATTCCACTGTTAAGGAGACTGTCATGTCTATGATGTACACTGTGGTggcccccatgctgaaccccttcatctacagcctgaggaacagAGACATGAAGGGAGCTCTGAGAAGAGtcttttgcaaaaagaaaaatgccttcTCTCTATGA
- the LOC133231592 gene encoding olfactory receptor 1E5-like, translating into MTGRNQNVVSEFLLLGLPIESEHQNLFFVLFLAMYVTTILGNLLIIVLICLDPHLHTPMYLFLSNLSFSDLCFSSVTMPKLLQDMQRQDPSISYASCLTQMYFFLFFADLEDFLLVAMAYDRYVAICFPLHYTTIMSPRLCSFLVVLSWVLTTVPAMLYTLLMARLCFCEDNVIAHFFCDMSALLKLSCSDTQINELVIFVVGGLIIVLPFLVIIMSYARIIFSILKVPSVKGICKAFSTCGSHLTVVSLFYGTIIGLYLCPSANNSTVKETVMAMMYTVVTPMLNPFIYSLRNRDMKGALGRVFRKKKFHFFL; encoded by the coding sequence atgacaggaaggaatcaaaATGTTGTCTCAGAGTTCCTCCTACTGGGACTTCCCATTGAGTCAGAACATCAAAACCTGTTCTTTGTCCTGTTCCTGGCCATGTACGTTACCACCATCCTGGGGAACCTTCTCATCATTGTCCTCATTTGCCTggacccccacctccacacacccATGTATTTGTTTCTCAGTAacctgtctttctctgacctctgcttctccTCTGTCACAATGCCCAAATTGCTACAGGACATGCAGAGACAAGACCCGTCCATCTCTTATGCTAGCTGCCTGACACAAATGTACTTCTTCCTGTTCTTTGCAGACCTGGAGGACTTCCTCCTTGTggccatggcctatgaccgctacgtggccatctgcTTCCCCCTGCACTACACCACCATCATGAGCCCCAGGTTGTgttccttcctggtggtgctgtCCTGGGTGCTGACCACGGTCCCTGCCATGTTATACACCTTGCTCATGGCCAGACTGTGTTTTTGTGAAGACAACGTGATCGCCCACTTTTTCTGTGATATGTCTGCTCTGCTGAAGCTGTCCTGCTCTGACACTCAAATTAATGAGCTGGTGATATTTGTTGTTGGAGGACTCATTATTGTCCTGCCATTCCTAGTCATCATCATGTCTTATGCACGAATTATTTTCTCTATCCTTAAGGTCCCTTCTGTCAAGGGCATCtgcaaagccttctccacctgtggctcccacctCACTGTGGTGTCCCTGTTTTATGGGACAATTATTGGTCTCTACTTATGTCCATCAGCTAATAATTCCACTGTTAAGGAGACTGTGATGGCTATGATGTACACTGTGGTgacccccatgctgaaccccttcatctacagcctgaggaacagAGACATGAAGGGAGCTCTGGGAAGAGTCTTTCgtaaaaagaaatttcatttctttctatga
- the LOC133231593 gene encoding olfactory receptor-like protein DTMT — MTGRNQTIVSEFLLLGLPIESEHQNLFYVLFLAMYVTTVLGNLLIIVLICLDPHLHTPMYLFLSNLSFSDLCFSSVTMPKLLQNMHSQDPSISYAGCLTQMYFLLFFGDLESFLLVAMAYDRYVAICFPLRYTTIMSPRLCLFLVVLPWVLTTFHAMLHTLLMARLHFCDDNLIAHFFCDMSALLKLSCSDTRVNELVIFIMGGLILVIPFLLIITSYARIVSSTLKVPSARGIRKAFSTCGSHLTVVSLFYGTVIGLYLCPSANNSTVKETVMATMYTVVTPMLNPFIYSLRNRDMKGALGRVFWRKKAPFSL, encoded by the coding sequence atgacaggaaggaatcaaaCTATTGTCTCAGAGTTCCTCCTGCTGGGACTGCCCATCGAGTCAGAGCATCAAAACCTGTTCTATGTCCTGTTCCTGGCCATGTATGTTACCACCGTCCTGGGGAACCTTCTCATCATCGTCCTCATTTGCCTggacccccacctccacacacccATGTATTTGTTTCTTAGTAacctgtctttctctgacctctgcttctccTCTGTCACAATGCCCAAATTGCTGCAGAATATGCATAGCCAAGACCCGTCCATCTCTTATGCTGGCTGCCTGACACAAATGTACTTCCTTTTGTTCTTTGGAGACTTGGAGAGCTTCCTCCTTGTggccatggcctatgaccgctacgtggccatctgcTTCCCCCTGCGCTACACCACCATCATGAGCCCCAGGCTCTGTCTCTTCCTGGTGGTGCTGCCCTGGGTGCTGACCACGTTCCATGCCATGTTGCACACCCTGCTCATGGCCAGGCTGCACTTTTGTGATGATAATCTTATTGCCCACTTTTTTTGTGACATGTCTGCTCTGCTGAAGCTGTCCTGTTCTGACACTCGAGTGAATGAGCTGGTGATATTTATCATGGGAGGGCTCATTCTTGTGATCCCCTTTCTACTCATCATCACATCCTATGCTCGAATCGTGTCCTCCACCCTCAAGGTCCCTTCTGCGAGGGGTATCCGcaaggccttctccacctgtggctcccacctCACTGTGGTGTCCCTGTTTTATGGGACAGTTATTGGTCTCTACTTATGCCCGTCAGCTAATAATTCTACTGTTAAGGAGACTGTGATGGCTACGATGTACACTGTGGTgacccccatgctgaaccccttcatctacagcctgaggaacagAGACATGAAGGGAGCTCTGGGAAGAGtcttttggagaaaaaaagcTCCCTTTTCTCTGTGA
- the LOC133231937 gene encoding olfactory receptor-like protein DTMT, whose product MTRRNQTIVSEFLLLGLPIESEHQNLFYALFLAMYVTTVLGNLLILVLICLDPHLHTPMYLFLSNLSFSDLCFSSVTMPKLLQNMQSQDLSIPYAGCLIQMYFFLFYGDLESFLLVAMAYDRYVAICFPLHYTTIMSPRLCLFLVVLSWVLTTFHAMLHTLLMARLHFCEDNVIPHFFCDMSALLKLSCSDTRVNELVIFFTGGLILVIPFLLIITSYARIVSSILKVPSARGIHKAFSTCGSHLTVVSLFYGTIIGLYLCPSAHNSTVKETVMSMMYTVVAPMLNPFIYSLRNRDMKGALGRVFWRKKTPFSL is encoded by the coding sequence ATGACACGAAGAAATCAAACTATTGTCTCAGAGTTCCTCCTGCTGGGACTGCCCATCGAGTCAGAGCACCAAAACCTGTTCTACGCCCTGTTCCTGGCCATGTACGTTACAACTGTCCTGGGGAACCTTCTCATCCTCGTCCTCATTTGCCTggacccccacctccacacacccATGTATTTGTTTCTCAGTAacctgtctttctctgacctctgcttctccTCTGTCACAATGCCCAAATTGCTGCAGAATATGCAGAGTCAAGACCTGTCCATCCCCTATGCTGGCTGCTTGATACAAATGTACTTCTTCCTGTTTTATGGAGACCTGGAGAGCTTCCTCCTTGTggccatggcctatgaccgctacgtggccatctgcTTCCCCCTGCACTACACCACCATCATGAGCCCCAGGCTCTGTCTCTTCCTGGTGGTGCTGTCCTGGGTCCTGACCACGTTCCATGCCATGTTGCACACCCTGCTCATGGCCAGGCTGCATTTTTGTGAAGACAATGTGATCCCCCACTTTTTCTGTGACATGTCTGCTCTGCTGAAGCTGTCCTGCTCTGACACTCGAGTGAATGAGCTGGTGATATTTTTCACTGGAGGGCTCATTCTTGTGATCCCCTTTCTACTCATCATCACGTCCTATGCTCGAATCGTGTCCTCCATCCTCAAGGTCCCTTCTGCGAGGGGTATccacaaagccttctccacctgtggctcccacctCACTGTGGTGTCTCTCTTCTATGGGACAATTATTGGTCTCTACTTATGCCCATCGGCTCATAATTCCACTGTTAAGGAGACTGTCATGTCTATGATGTACACTGTGGTggcccccatgctgaaccccttcatctacagcctgaggaacagAGACATGAAGGGAGCTCTGGGAAGAGtcttttggagaaagaaaactCCCTTCTCTCTGTGA